GGTAGACTGAGTGGACTGGGGGTTGATGTCGCCCAACAACGTCCCAGCATCAGGACAAGGTTGGGGTCAGTCCTCTCCAGAATGCGCACCTCAACATACACAGGCTCTCGCAGGACTTTCGTGACGGGATAATCAGCAGCACCGTAGTAGGACGTGTAGGCCTCATCCCCTGAGGAACAACACTGGGGTTTAACCACAGTCTACTGCAACCTGGACTTTAAGACTGAAGACAAGTCTTACCTTCTGCGCAACCTTTGGTGACACATTGGCCATTGGCCAGTCTAAGCTCCACTCTGAGAGGTCCAGGAGCAGCTACTGGTGGAGGTGCAGGAACACTGTTGACCTCCACAACCAGAGCTTCCACAGCAGTACCAGAGTACCTACACTGGAAGAGAAGCCTGGACAACAAACGGTCAACTTGTAGAGTTTGTCAGAGATGGTACTTAAGATAAAGGGTATGAGTCACCTACTCAAAATGGCTGTCTCTCGTGATGGAACCAAACGGACCAACGCCTACTTCATACGAGGAGGTCATTCTGTTTTCATACACCACATATCCACTGTCCTCCTGCAAATATGAACACTGTTGGCATCCAGCCCATCATAAGCCATGCAGAATAAAGCCAGAAGCAGCTCCTCACCATCATGCTCGTGCCACATGCGGTGACAGGGAACTGGTATATAGCAAAGAAAGGTGTAGAGTCCACAGGAGCGCAAGGCGGTTCACTTCCACCCACTAGACGGACCGAATCCAGACTCAGTCGAGGCAGCGTAACATCTCTAGCCACCACTACCACAAACTGACCATCTCTAATACACTGGACAGTCACTGGAATGACATACAAGAGTAGATTAATGTTGGTAACAAACTAACCAAATTTCAACAGATGAGATCTGAAACTCTTACCTGCTTTCCCATAGTAACACTGTTGTCCATTAAAGCAGCAGTTGATAGCCTCACACTCAGCACCACTGATACCAGGTTGTCCACATTGGATCTGCTCATAATCAGCTACAGCACATTTGTCAACAGGCTCGGCCTTCACTGGCTGCTGAAGCTGAAACTTCTGAGGAACCTGCTGAGCAGATTGTTGTTGAGCTGACTGTTGAAACCGATGGTCAGATGGCTGGAACATCAGAGCTTGAGGATTCTGAGCTGGATAACCCATTTGAGGAAGAGCGCTGCAAAAAGAAATAGCCAAAACACATAGTGTTTGGAAATAACATAAATGCCACTTTCCTGCCATTACTAAACAACTGAGCATAGTTTCAGGAGGCCTTGGACTGCTATTTATACTCTGCAAATGAATAGTCGTTATCAACCACACCCCCTTTAATCAAGAACCATTACAGCTGCTCTGACTAATTAACTTTAACTTCACATTTGATTGGATGTTGTTGAACAACAGTGGCTGCATCTTACTTAGGAATTTGTAGAAATTTTCACTAgaatcaagacaaaaatactaagttaagatgcatttaaaatgcatattgatttaaaaatattttatactttatacttacCAGATAATTTTAACTGTTTCCAGggagaaaaaactaaattaagtgcattttgcaaaaaacaagattaaatatcttaaatacattttacaggcaaaaacgctgttttttcatgcagctGTGAAGTTTGAGATTTAGGCCtttgtgttttttcagaaaacagccaaaCATCACtgataagtgtttcttttatagcactttatctatttgtatcaatagatttcaattacaatacatatttttaaggccaagagttttttctcctacactgagccataaatctccacttcagcagcacttacacacaccacactttacatttgtattctgtctatatcctgaaggtttttacacagggatttgttcatattagcttgattttatacattttcacCGGAGGAGAGCGAACCGGAGCCGCTGCGCGCGCACCCCGCGATCGTTATGTCCATCCACTGCACACACGCGCTCCAGAGcacactgcattttttttttttttcaaaatatatttatttgcatttgttttaaacacataatacatttaaataaaagaaaaaaacacatacaTAAGTAAGAGAACCTTACAGAGCTTCTCCAagagagaaaataaaataaattaattaacaataaaaaaaataaataaataaataaaataaaatattcaacaaatacacaaacaatTCTCACTAGTTTCCGTACACCAGCATTCACAGCCATCCATTTTACAGTTTAACTTTTACCTTTTCTgagtatttagttattttttaggaGAGATCACATTACAGTATATGGAGATACCCAATACAAAGAGATGAATGTTGAATATTAGTCGTCCACTGCTGTCAAGTCCTCTTGGTtacaatagcataaaaatggAGTCCAAATATTGTAAAAGTCTTTAAGTTTCCCTTTAACTGCATAAGTCAGTTTTTCCATGGCGAGGTTGTTAGTCATTTCTTTAATCCAAAGGATAGAGGAAGGACCTTGTATCTCCTTCCATTTTAAAGCAATAGCCCGTTTGGCCTGAAGCAAGCTAAAGTCAATTAGTTTGCGTTTATTGGTGTTCACCACAGAATTTACTGGATATATATGAAATAAACAGAGTTTGGGATCGCAAGGAACATTTTCTTCAGTCAGTTTACCAATCATAACCAGAATACTCTTCCAAAATGTTTGAATCTCAATACACTCCCACATACAATGGTAAAGGGTTCCaatatcttgtttacattttaaacagCTGTCAGGAATATTTGGGTTAAACTTATGTAGTTTAACCGGGGTAATATATGTCCGCATTTATATTGCAGCAGTCTGCATCTAGTATTTACACTATATGTTTGCGCAAACAAACAagaatccatccattcatctttaGAAATATCTCCCTGAAGGTCATTTTTCCATGCAGTTAAATAGGACATTGAACTTTCTTTTGAACCCTCTAAAAgtgtattataaaaaaaagacaGATTGCCTTTATCCCTtaaatgttttaaagtatgtTCTTCTATAGTTGACAAAGAAGGCTCTAAATAGGTTTTAATTTCAGAGTGTATAAAACTTCTTATCTGTAGATATTTGAAGAAGTGCTTCTAATGAATATCGTATTCTTTCATCAATTGTTGGAACGACATCATTATACCATCCTTATATAAATCTTTTACTTGTTTTGCACCCTTGTACGTCCAATTTTTAAATCCCCCATCATTTGTCCCTGGCACAAACATTGTATTACCCCAAATTGGCGTCAGACTTGAAAGTTTAATTGTTTCACCTAAAAAGTCATGAGCTTCATACCATACACAAATAGAGTTTCTAAGGAAAGGATTATTTGTAgatttttagtactttaactgGGGAAGAATAAAGATACATCTGTAATGGAGTTGTTATTCCATTTTTTTCTATATCTATCCATGCAGGAGGGTCTGTTTTTATGAAATAATACATAGTGGAACACAATTGAGCTGCCCAATAATAGAGTTTTATATTTGGTAGTTTAAGCCCTCCCCGCTCATACGGTAAATAAAGTAGGGACAGACGTAACCGAGGACGCTTGTTATTCCATATAACCCTTGAACATTTTCTTGAGTGTTACAAAGAATGTAGCTGGAAGTGGAAGAGGAATTGACTGAAAGAGATAAAAGAACTTAGGTAGAATTGACATCTTTATAATATTTATACGTCCAATCATTGAGATTCCATTGCATTCCATCTCTCGAGCGAGTCCATGACTTTTTTTAACAATGGGtcataattaattgaaataatctctGTTATATTTGTGACTATCTTAATTCCTAAGTGGGTAAACTCTTCTTGTAAACTGAAAAATTGCCTATTGTTTGTATAGTTTCATCCTTGTTTAATAATAGCAAAGGCacttttattattgttaacttTATACCCTGAAAACTCTCcgaatacttttaataaagtgttAAGAGCTTGAATTGAAAGTTCTAGATTACTAAGAAAAACAACAATATCATCTGCAAACAGAGATAAGCGGTGTTCTCTCTCACCTATTATTATGCCTTTAATTTCAGGACTACTCCGAATTGCCATTGCAAGAGGTTCTACTGCGAATAAAAACAACAAAGTGGGTACCCTTGACGGGTTCCTCTACTTAAATTAAAGGGCTTTGATATTtggttatttgttattatttctgCTCATGGATCATTGTAAAGTAATTTGATCCATCTAATATACCCATCACCCAACCCAAATCTCTCAAGCACCTCGAAAAGATACCTCCATTCAATCCTGTCGAAGGCTTTTTCCGCGTCCAACGACAGAATTGCATGGTCCTCGgccttttgttttttatatactaTATTTAAGACCCTTCGTATGTTATGAAAGGCTTGCCTTCCAAGCACAAACCCATTTTGATCGTTCATGATAAGGTTTGGTatgaactaggggtgggcatagattaattttttaaatctagattaatctagattaaatcttggaattaatctattaatctagattaaaatggctaatgcAATTGTTAATGCTAATGCAAACCCTaattgaattctgctgaaggcattcagaatatgtgtgctacccaaataatgactaaaagtaagtcttcgagaacgggccaggtggcgcattagatcaggcgctcatctcctgtttccaaaatgcatcacaaactgcttgacaattgcatttacaacataattacctatacaaacttgtgtaaccaagtacttctgcacAAAAGGCTGcgtgacgtgcgcgttgccgttaaatacacagagacGCGCACGGgaatggatttctgcgtgcatagtcttccattaaactgcgttgcttttagaagcgtcagttcagttgttgcatatagtttaatgtctttatttcgggattatcaaagtaaattataactcaaacttgagattttactggggcacagcagattttcactggggcgcgtgccccagtaaaaagggtctaagaacgcacctgccctgaagcggcttcataactgcatccatgtttgcagactttgcacgtctcatttgatgtggtaatttcacagaagttgaagactcgttctcgccccctacagtgcaattccactaggtatacatcatccgcactaaaatatcaaggtgaaagtcatcatatcttgcgtagtttagacccagctcccaacccaactttgagaatagattaacggcgatattttttttatcgcccgataagagtctcacgttaacgcagcacgttaacgccgataacggcccaccactagtatgAACGTTTCAATTCTTTTAGATAGGGCCTTACAGAGAATCTTAGTATCACAGGACATTAACGATATGGGCCTATAGGATGATTTTTCATTGGGAGGTTTACCTGGTTTTAATATAAGGGTAATTAGAGCTAATCTCAGAGAGGGGGGTAATATTCCTTTTCCTAAAGATTCATTAAACATTTCAAGTAAGTGTGGTAAAATTTTCCCTgcaaatgttttgtaaatttccatcGGGAGGCCATCCGGTCCAGGAGCCTTGCCGTTACTCATGTCCTGTAGAGCCTCTGAGAGCTCTTCTATACTTAGATTCTTTTCTAAATTACTTCTTGTCTCTTCTGATaattttggaaatttaatttTACCAAGAAAATTATTTTGCCCCTCTGAATTACTGGCAATTTCCGAGTTATACAAATTTTCATAGtacagtttaaaaatattatttatttccaaTGGGTCCACCGTCTTCtccccattctctaaaaaaactgaattgaTGGCTCTATCTGTTTGTATATTCTTGATTCTCCATGCTAGAAGTTTTCCTGATTTTTCCCCCTGATCATAATAAGACTGCTTTAGCCACATTAAGTTCTTAGATATTTTACTACTagttatttcattatatttggcTTTCAGTACTTTCAGTACAAGTTCTTTCTGCTTTGAAGGGTCATTATTACTAAAGAGATGCCGTTCTAGTAGTTTAATTTCTTTCCCCAGGTCTTCTAATTCTGCCTGATAAATTTTGGATTTGTATCTTGTATAACTTAATATCTCCCCTCTAATATATGCCTTGAATGCCTCCCATTTAACTGAGGCACTTGTCTGATTTGTATTAACTACAAAATATATATCAATTTTATTATCCAAGAATTTCACAAAATCATGATCAAGAAGCCAACTTGCTTGAAATCGAAATCTGGGAGGTGGGAGAACAAGATTGTCTAATTGGATTGTAAAC
The window above is part of the Garra rufa chromosome 13, GarRuf1.0, whole genome shotgun sequence genome. Proteins encoded here:
- the LOC141348521 gene encoding zona pellucida sperm-binding protein 4-like produces the protein MKELRYEGQRISLFPDLSAETRQRQRQFDGVKSQLRGMQIRYGMLYPAHLIVTHAGQRHVFKTVAEAEDFVRALPQMGYPAQNPQALMFQPSDHRFQQSAQQQSAQQVPQKFQLQQPVKAEPVDKCAVADYEQIQCGQPGISGAECEAINCCFNGQQCYYGKAVTVQCIRDGQFVVVVARDVTLPRLSLDSVRLVGGSEPPCAPVDSTPFFAIYQFPVTACGTSMMEDSGYVVYENRMTSSYEVGVGPFGSITRDSHFELLFQCRYSGTAVEALVVEVNSVPAPPPVAAPGPLRVELRLANGQCVTKGCAEGDEAYTSYYGAADYPVTKVLREPVYVEVRILERTDPNLVLMLGRCWATSTPSPLSLPQWDLLIDGCPYYDDRYLTALVPVTGASGLQFPTHYKRFVVKMFTFVDPASLAPLQETIFIHCSTAVCHPSSGSCEQSCGRKRRDVAVRTSTIGQTVSSGEVRLVV